In one Camelus ferus isolate YT-003-E chromosome 14, BCGSAC_Cfer_1.0, whole genome shotgun sequence genomic region, the following are encoded:
- the GPR180 gene encoding integral membrane protein GPR180: MSLARGGGARLIGCQSLEGGPATPGWLPSPPAAVDVGQRPQAVRCRGVGAQREAGMGGLRLLAVALTCCWWPPGSQGKTLRGSFSSAAARDSQGQSIGHFEFHGDHALLCVRINNIAVAVGKEAKLYLFQAQEWLKLQESGHGYSCSEKLSKAQLTMTVNQTEHNLTVSQIPYPQTWHVFYADKYTCKEDSENSQVEDIPFEMMLLNPDAEGNPYDHFSAGESGLHEFFFLLVLVYFVIACIYAQSLWQAIKKGGPMHMVLKVLTTALLLQAGSAFANYIHFSSYSKDGIGVPFMGSLAEFFDIASQIQMLYLLLSLCMGWTMVRMKKSQSRPLQWDSTPASTGIAVFIVITQSILLLWEQFEDTSPHSHHSHHNLAGILLIVLRICLALSLGCGLYQIITVERSTLKREFYITFAKGCILWFLCHPGLACISIIFNDYQRDKVITVGVILCQAVSMVILYRLFLSHSLYWEVSSLSSVTLPLTVSSGHKSRPHF, encoded by the exons ATGTCCTTGGCTCGTGGCGGAGGGGCCCGTCTCATTGGCTGTCAATCTCTCGAAGGCGGGCCTGCAACGCCGGGCTGGCTCCCCTCACCCCCCGCAGCTGTCGACGTGGGGCAGCGGCCGCAGGCGGTTAGGTGCCGGGGTGTGGGTGCCCAGCGGGAGGCGGGGATGGGGGGGCTGCGGCTGCTGGCGGTGGCCCTCACCTGCTGCTGGTGGCCGCCGGGCAGCCAGGGTAAGACGCTGCGGGGCAGCTTCAGCAGTGCCGCGGCCCGGGACTCTCAGGGCCAGAGCATCGGCCACTTCGAGTTCCACG GTGACCATGCTCTTCTGTGTGTCCGAATCAACAACATAGCAGTAGCTGTTGGAAAGGAAGCTAAACTCTACCTGTTCCAAGCCCAGGAATGGCTAAAGCTACAGGAAAGTGGTCATGGTTATAGTTGTAGTGAAAAATTATCCAAAGCTCAGTTGACAA tgaCCGTGAATCAGACTGAACATAATCTGACAGTGTCCCAGATTCCATATCCACAAACGTGGCACGTGTTTTATGCAGACAAGTATACATGCAAAGAGGACAGTGAGAATTCTCAGGTGGAAGATATCCCTTTTGAAATGATGTTACTAAACCCGGATGCTGAAGGGAATCCATATGACCACTTTAGTGCTGGTGAATCTg GGTTACATGAGTTCTTTTTCCTCCTAGTCCTAGTGTACTTTGTGATTGCTTGCATTTATGCTCAGTCATTGTGGCAGGCTATTAAGAAAGGAGGACCCATGCACATGGTTTTAAAGGTTCTGACAACTGCATTGCTGTTACAAGCTGGTTCAGCTTTCGCTAATTACATTCATTTCTCCAG TTACTCCAAAGACGGAATAGGGGTACCTTTTATGGGAAGTTTGGCCGAAT TTTTTGATATCGCTTCTCAAATTCAAATGTTATACCTACTTCTGAGTCTGTGCATGGGTTGGACAATGGTCAGGATGAAGAAGTCTCAAAGCAGGCCTCTGCAGTGGGATTCCACTCCTGCATCCACTGGCATTGCTGTATTCATTGTCATAACACAG AGCATTTTGCTACTTTGGGAACAGTTTGAAGATACCAGTCCTCACAGCCACCATTCACACCACAACTTGGCAGGGATCCTTCTAATTGTTTTAAGGATTTGCCTAGCATTGTCCTTAGGCTGTGGACTCTACCAGATCATCACAGTGGAGAGAAGTACACTCAAAAGGGAGTTCTACATCACATTTGCCAAA ggCTGTATCTTGTGGTTTTTATGCCATCCAGGTCTTGCAtgcatttctatcatttttaatgactaccAAAGAGATAag gtcATTACAGTAGGTGTTATCCTTTGCCAGGCTGTTTCCATGGTCATTCTCTACAGGCTCTTTCTGTCCCACAGTCTGTACTGGGAAGTTTCTTCACTTTCCTCAGTAACACTACCATTGACCGTATCATCTGGACACAAAAGTCGGCCTCACTTCTGA